A genomic segment from Aegilops tauschii subsp. strangulata cultivar AL8/78 chromosome 1, Aet v6.0, whole genome shotgun sequence encodes:
- the LOC109786212 gene encoding disease resistance protein Pik-2, with product MEATALSIGKSVLDGALGYAKSALAEEVALQLGVRRDQVFITNELEMMQAFLMTAHDERYDDDRVVKVWVKQVRDVAYDVEDTLQEFSVRLRRKSWWRIHRTLSDRRHVAKQMKELRANVEDVSQRNMRYNLIKGSSSKSASIGGQSAMVGTAMSGTDEARRLREKAKVDLVQLINKKDDDLRIIAVSGIRSGHLWETSVIRRAYEDKKVYKKFECRAWIAGLIRPFTLTEFLRSIIEQFHVNCLQSVGEREKTEIQVLRKMGMMKKDDLVDEFMRYVNEKTYLIVLDDIQNIEEWGDIKPCFQNNKKGSRIIVSAYQAGVASLCVGPEDVVPEYKQLFVDENIYAFYEKGSHNGIDSMEAGSSSNTGIASSDGSGNKKILNHRETLAVFRDTQLIGRQKEKSEILKLVLNEDSQQLEVISLWGMGGIGKTTLVRDVYQELSGKFEKRACVTILRPFSLDKLLEDIAMQIGCEVKKMVRYLEGKKYLIVLDDLSSNTEWDTIIPQFPAMETSSRIIVTTRIKDIANHCSNKHKNICELQRLGHRSARDLFMKKVFGRTINLDEQYPTLIEQANLILKKCNGLPLAIVTIGGFLANQPKIAFQWRKLNEHISAELAMNPELGTIKTVLMRSYDGLPYHLKSCFLYMPIFPEDYRVGRGRLVRRWTAEGYSREVRGKSAVQIADSYFMELMSRSMILPSEKSIHSTKGIDSCQVHDLIREIGISKSMEENLVFTLEEGCISNSQATVRHLAINGNWKGDKSEFESIVDMLRLRSLTVFGQWKSFFISDKMSMLRVLDLEDTKDLRHHHLKHIWKLLHLRYLSLRACPTIFDLPDSLGNLRQLETLDVRGTGILKLPKSIIKLQKLNHLRAGIIPAYEDFVSWEQAVGHIPKVMKCRPCTLLLGTMLCCLACFAPESFLGDGMSHRDVCAMFCCCILPILATRLDAHGVLVPSGMTKLKALHTLGVVNIGRGKVILQDIKGLTRLRKLGVTGVNKENGQELCSAIVGLRHLESLSIRSEGEPGLSGCFDGMSSPPENLQSLKLYGNLVKLPEWIQELKHLVKLKLRNSTISEHDAAIQVIGNLPNLTFLHLLEKSFKGEEVCLSLLPGTFVRLMVLELRPTLKCLKFEQGAACKLELLKFRFADINNESLLGLPSLASLKEVVLQDYFDDTGLAYLRTELAENPNRPILKRAFEVVKVV from the exons ATGGAGGCCACGGCGCTAAGCATCGGAAAGTCCGTGTTGGATGGAGCGCTTGGCTATGCAAAATCTGCCCTGGCAGAGGAGGTTGCTCTGCAGCTAGGAGTCCGGCGTGATCAGGTCTTCATCACCAACGAGCTTGAGATGATGCAGGCTTTTCTCATGACCGCCCACGATGAGAGATATGATGACGATAGGGTCGTCAAGGTGTGGGTAAAACAGGTCCGCGACGTGGCCTATGATGTCGAGGACACCCTCCAGGAATTCTCTGTGCGCCTACGGAGGAAGTCCTGGTGGCGTATCCATCGAACGCTTTCAGATAGGCGCCATGTGGCCAAGCAGATGAAGGAGCTGAGAGCCAATGTTGAGGATGTCAGCCAAAGGAACATGCGCTACAACCTCATCAAGGGCTCTAGCTCCAAGTCGGCAAGCATCGGTGGACAGTCTGCAATGGTTGGTACAGCTATGTCTGGCACCGACGAAGCAAGGCGCCTACGGGAGAAAGCAAAAGTGGATCTCGTTCAATTGATCAACAAGAAGGATGATGACCTTAGAATCATCGCGGTGTCAGGAATAAGATCAGGTCATTTGTGGGAGACTTCAGTCATCAGAAGGGCCTATGAAGATAAAAAGGTATACAAGAAGTTTGAGTGCCGAGCCTGGATCGCAGGGTTGATACGTCCTTTTACTTTAACAGAGTTCTTGCGAAGCATCATCGAACAATTCCATGTAAATTGTCTTCAAAGTGTGGGGGAAAGAGAAAAAACAGAGATCCAAGTCCTGAGGAAGATGGGGATGATGAAGAAAGATGATTTGGTTGATGAATTCATGAGATACGTAAATGAGAAGACTTACCTGATTGTACTTGATGATATACAGAACATTGAAGAATGGGGTGACATTAAGCCATGCTTCCAGAATAACAAGAAAGGAAGCCGAATCATAGTCTCTGCATACCAAGCTGGAGTTGCAAGCTTATGTGTAGGGCCTGAGGATGTAGTACCAGAGTATAAGCAGTTGTTTGTTGATGAGAATATTTATGCTTTCTATGAGAAG GGGTCTCATAATGGGATAGATTCAATGGAGGCCGGGAGTAGCTCCAATACAGGCATTGCTAGCAGTGACGGCTCTGGCAATAAGAAGATTCTTAATCACAGAGAGACACTAGCAGTTTTTAGGGACACTCAACTCATTGGGCGTCAGAAAGAAAAGTCAGAAATCCTAAAACTAGTTTTAAATGAAGATAGCCAACAACTTGAAGTGATAAGCTTGTGGGGAATGGGTGGTATTGGAAAAACCACACTAGTCAGAGATGTCTACCAAGAGCTTAGTGGCAAGTTTGAGAAGCGTGCTTGTGTCACGATTCTGCGACCTTTCAGCCTTGACAAGCTTCTCGAGGACATAGCTATGCAGATTGGATGTGAAGTGAAAAAGATGGTTAGATATTTAGAAGGAAAGAAATACTTGATTGTTCTCGATGATCTATCATCCAATACAGAATGGGATACTATAATACCACAATTTCCTGCAatggaaacatcaagtcggatcaTAGTCACCACAAGAATAAAGGATATTGCTAATCATTGTTCAAACAAGCATAAAAATATATGCGAACTCCAAAGGCTAGGACACAGAAGCGCGCGTGATCTCTTCATGAAAAAG GTATTTGGCAGGACTATAAATTTGGATGAGCAGTATCCTACTTTGATTGAACAAGCAAATCTGATCCTCAAGAAATGCAACGGACTTCCTCTTGCAATAGTGACAATAGGTGGTTTCTTGGCAAACCAACCAAAAATCGCTTTCCAATGGAGGAAACTGAATGAGCATATCAGTGCTGAGTTGGCAATGAATCCAGAACTTGGGACCATAAAAACCGTCCTTATGAGAAGCTATGATGGTTTACCCTATCACCTCAAGTCTTGTTTCCTATATATGCCTATATTTCCTGAAGACTACAGGGTTGGGCGGGGACGCTTGGTGCGTCGGTGGACTGCGGAGGGTTACTCAAGGGAGGTGCGTGGCAAGTCCGCAGTGCAAATAGCGGATAGCTACTTCATGGAACTGATGAGCAGGAGCATGATCCTACCGTCTGAGAAGTCAATTCATAGTACAAAAGGGATTGATTCCTGCCaagtccatgatctcatccgtgAAATTGGCATCTCAAAGTCAATGGAAGAAAATCTTGTTTTTACACTCGAAGAAGGTTGCATCTCAAACAGCCAGGCCACGGTGCGCCACCTGGCTATAAATGGCAACTGGAAGGGGGATAAGAGTGAGTTTGAGAGCATAGTGGACATGTTGCGTCTGCGGTCATTAACAGTTTTCGGTCAGTGGAAGTCATTTTTCATTTCTGACAAGATGAGTATGCTCCGAGTTCTAGACTTGGAAGACACAAAAGATCTGCGTCATCACCACCTTAAGCATATTTGGAAACTTCTTCACCTAAGATATCTTTCCCTAAGAGCATGTCCAACAATTTTTGACCTGCCAGATTCGTTGGGTAATCTGAGGCAACTCGAGACGCTAGATGTGAGAGGAACTGGAATTCTCAAGTTGCCAAAGAGCATCATCAAGCTTCAGAAGCTAAATCATCTTCGTGCTGGGATCATACCGGCATATGAGGATTTCGTTTCATGGGAACAAGCTGTAGGTCATATTCCAAAGGTAATGAAGTGCCGGCCATGCACTTTATTATTAGGGACAATGTTGTGTTGTCTTGCTTGTTTTGCACCTGAATCTTTTTTAGGTGATGGCATGAGCCACCGTGATGTATGCGCTATGTTTTGCTGCTGCATATTACCTATTCTTGCGACGCGCTTGGACGCACATGGTGTTCTAGTGCCAAGTGGGATGACGAAGCTGAAAGCCCTGCACACACTGGGTGTTGTCAACATCGGACGAGGGAAGGTCATTCTACAGGACATAAAAGGACTCACCAGGTTGCGCAAGTTGGGAGTGACTGGCGTCAATAAGGAAAATGGACAAGAGCTTTGTTCAGCAATTGTTGGGCTGAGACATCTGGAGTCATTGTCAATCCGGTCAGAGGGGGAGCCAGGTTTATCTGGCTGCTTTGATGGGATGTCGTCACCTCCGGAGAACCTGCAGAGCCTCAAGTTGTATGGCAACCTGGTGAAATTGCCAGAATGGATCCAGGAGCTGAAACATCTGGTGAAACTGAAGCTGCGCAACTCTACCATATCAGAGCATGATGCTGCCATACAAGTCATTGGTAATCTACCAAACCTGACATTCCTGCATCTGCTGGAGAAGTCGTTCAAGGGTGAAGAGGTCTGTCTCAGTTTGCTGCCGGGGACGTTTGTGAGGCTGATGGTGCTGGAACTGAGACCAACGCTCAAATGCTTGAAGTTTGAACAAGGAGCAGCCTGTAAACTTGAGCTGCTCAAGTTTCGTTTTGCAGACATCAACAACGAGTCGCTTTTGGGTCTACCATCACTCGCAAGCCTCAAGGAAGTTGTGCTCCAAGATTACTTCGATGACACTGGATTGGCATACCTGCGGACTGAACTCGCCGAGAATCCAAATCGTCCCATCCTGAAGAGGGCCTTTGAAGTCGTAAAGGTTGTTTGA
- the LOC141026674 gene encoding uncharacterized protein, which translates to MARSNPICPRNRVSGRGDSFPPFLFNLVVDALAAILDKAKGAGHIRGICQHLLGEGGLTHLPYADDTILMVEGSDEDIAHLKFPLLCFQKMSGLTINFNKSEVMVMGYPEEEWTSIANRLNCRLGTFPTTYLVMPISDNRIQEKDLRPYMANLQHRMEPWHGRWMSKAARVVLINSSMISLLMYLMGLYSLNESLHQEVAKYQSRFFWARKGDKQKYHMVK; encoded by the coding sequence ATGGCGAGGTCGAACCCTATTTGCCCACGGAACAGGGTGTCCGGCAGGGGGGACTCCTTTCCCCCCTTCCTATTCAACCTCGTAGTGGATGCTCTAGCCGCTATACTGGACAAGGCCAAAGGGGCTGGCCACATTAGGGGGATTTGCCAACACCTCCTAGGGGAGGGCGGGCTGACCCACCTCCCGTACGCTGATGACACGATCCTAATGGTTGAAGGATCGGACGAGGACATCGCCCACCTTAAATTCCCGCTCCTTTGCTTCCAGAAGATGTCCGGGCTTACCATTAACTTCAACAAGAGTGAGGTTATGGTCATGGGCTACCCAGAGGAGGAGTGGACTAGCATTGCTAACCGACTTAATTGCCGGTTAGGGACCTTCCCTACGACCTATCTAGTCATGCCCATTAGTGACAACCGCATCCAGGAGAAAGACTTGAGGCCGTACATGGCAAATCTCCAACACCGGATGGAACCGTGGCATGGACGCTGGATGTCTAAAGCGGCTAGGGTGGTCCTGATTAACTCATCAATGATTAGCCTGCTAATGTACCTGATGGGATTGTATAGTCTTAATGAATCCCTCCATCAGGAGGTGGCCAAGTACCAATCCAGGTTCTTCTGGGCAAGGAAAGGTGATAAGCAAAAATACCATATGGTGAAGTAG